The DNA region CACTATCCTAGCTTTCAACCCTTGAGTGTATTTACCTTCTTcgaaaaataaaccttctaacaaagtgttattaggtttgtccttcatGGCGAACCCAAGTTTACGTCTTGCCAGAGCTGGATTGTAGGTGATCCCTCCTTGTGTACGAAGAaaaggcacattagagaactcctCATAACTATCAGTAATCTCGACGTCGTCGTAAATAGAAGAGTACCAAGTAATGTCATCATTGGCGAGATACATGAGTCTTTGGGACCACCTTAAACAATCCTTGTTTTCTTGGAAGATAGAAGACTCTGGAAAGcgcgaaataaaccacttgtacagtaaAGGCGCAAAATACACTATAGTTCCACCTTCTTTAGAAGTCatatgatgaatggagaaataagtATCACCGAGCAGAGTTGGATCtggattcctaatcaagaagatccttatagcattaacatcaacaaaattgtcaatgttaggaaACAAAACCAAACCATAGACAAGTAAGGAAAGAATAGTTTTGAATTCCACAACACTATTAGCATTATTAGAAGAAAAGTCATTTTCCAATAGAAACTTCGAAGTCAACCCTCTGATATTTCCTCTGACAGTGAGATTAGCGTGTATGTCAAACTTTCTCAGGTGAATGACTTCAGCAATAACCCGAGATTCAAGAATTCCTTCCACCCCAATAAAAGTAACTATATCATAAACTAGTATAcccaaaagataagcatactcTTCCATGGTGGGCAACAACTGATATTCAGTgaaagtgaagcaccggtagacAGCATCATAGAACTAGACCAAAGTACAGAGAAAACCATCCGCAACATCAGTAGACAACACAGATAAAAGTCTTCCAAAACGGTCTCTAAAACCCTTAGGATCATCCAAAAAATATGCTACCTTCCTTAATTCCATCAgatcaggacatctgaaactatatTTCCGAGTGTTCCTCCTTCCAATATCCATGATCAAAATATCTGCGATGTTTTCAACAAGagtctctaagttccttgaaaactgaGAAAAAAATCTTAtgattgccattagtgcatgatgcaacaattacaaacaaggtcacacaaagcacacaaacaaggtccaaaggttcggagtcacgagcatggagccaagggtaagaaccaacccaTAATGTGTGTACTAAGGATATAATCACctgtagaacaaggttctaaaaagttcccaaagtcgTAATTCCATCTTTTTAGATATTATCGGTTTATACGACTACTCGTCAACCAATAATgttctcaagagaaactcgtctgagtgtagtatcgtgtaacaactaattcaagtttgtaagaccccaaatttgaccctaagttcccttatgttatctcatcatttgcattgtctttgggatcacaccttggcatcctctttacccttcattcattgggtttgtattgggagagatcaccaagaacattttattgtatcatactttattttctttatttactaaccaaaataccaaaaatatgtttgtgtagatttatttcttttgtacgtagtgtgtgtgtccacatgtacctcatcaagctcataactagggtttgagaccttcaatgcaagggatcaagaaagcaaaggttcacattggttctaagcatcatatatggatccccatgttctttatttgtcaattttatcaagagttcatcaagGGTTGGAAACCcgtttgccttggaagccctaattcatctaggtatcttttgtgacttcctcagcaagtttctttatcaattgatcaaatatatcaagggatactctattatacataatattatgcatatattattCTCTATGATCCCCAAAGATCAAAGGAAATTCAAGTTTGTAAGTTGGTCCAAGGAGtttgaccagagaaagtcaactagtcaaatctaggtttccctagaccctatctcctacaattattgtcatatgaaaattattccaagataaaatttactatctatgacattccaaacaacattcatgttgatatcaagagctaattttgcttggaaagtcattttttatggtgaaagattataggtcattttgtttgtgccctagttaggaggtcaacttccaagaaccataacttgctcaatttttatgatattaaggccatacaagtttcatgatcaatttaaagatgtattctcaaacttttattctttgagaaatgtcaaattctacttacaagtgcatgttccaagaggaaacattataggtcattttgggttgttaccattgaacaagcactttcctcaacttctaaaatccataactccctcatgaaaggtccaaatgatgtcaaatttgtgaccaaattaaataGGAATGAAATATTATAACTTTTATAAAAGAACCATTTttatttgaagctcatagcaaaagttattcaaggtggaagaagtgctcatttgacttttaaattagaaatttttcaagtatgtttgatttcaccaacttccacctcaaaattcatcataatccaagttccaaatggaaaagtctTCAACAGAAAAAGTTTCTCCCCTTCATGTTAGCTTTACAAAGCatccaagatcatggcatttggacaagaAGTGAGGAACTTGCACATGGATTCTTCTCATGGCTTattttggcaacttttgaactcaatttCCAATTAACTTTGCATGGCtccatgttatgacatcagtaGCATTTGTGCATGAATTTGGACTCAATGCAATCATCATTTTGGGCCTAGTGCATGTCCATGCACATAAACTTACTATTTTGGGTTCAAATTTTGAATGGTGTAGAAATCAATTCCTTGGCCTATATAATGAAGTGCATTGCCTCAGATTGAAGGGGGCCCTTTGCCCAAGATTTTCCAAGCAATCTCAGAACCTCATTCCATAGAATACCTTGGtgatttcattgaaatcgagttctTGATTCAACTTCTGTTTATGAACAAGAACTCCAAGTATTCACAACCATTTTCACCTCAATCATCTCCTAcaacccgaaggtgatttttAAAGATTTTCAAGTCTTTGATTCTCTATCATTTTTCCATAATTTTACTTATTTAttgattgtctgaagtcctaccaatgtaggcaacaagattgagttgctttgaggtcaaatgGAAGCAGCTCAaatcgtgtacctcaaaattcaaatcctcgtatttttcaatatacttggaattaagagaaattgaggccagattcgagctcctgagcttttttcctttaaaatagtatgctcacttttcattttcgtggtggttggtggtggatCATTCCAGTGAGGTCCACaggagaagatgaccggagccctagctctaGTGGTGCGTTGACACCTTTCCAGCCTTTTCATCCCGTCCAAATGTTTTAATTTGAGTCATCCTTtctgattaccatgcgtgtgACACATTTGACTTGGTGCACCATGTTCCCTACACAcgtggccatcagatttgccacctcagttaatgagggagatctgatggcctttgtttttcctattttctttttaatttctgattttacttttaatccatttattttgtttaattcatattaatttcatttttaatcaaaaaaataggggactttcaccaaaaatcttgaaatattttcctctttcatattttgaattaaaatcaattttttgattaattttgatatttttcatgaattaaatgattttagacttgtttttgaatattttaaaatacttctgacttttcataaattatgaaaaaaattgtCTAAGGTCATTTAACCTTGTTTGTCCCAGGATAAATCCCTTAaccatttatttggtattttgaagtgatttgagattttgtccatttaaaaatgcattttaattcattttaaatttgatttttaattgaataattgtttaaaaattatgttgatCTATTTAATTGGTCTTGTcatgtttgactttttgtttggccttgatcatggttgatttgacttttgtttaaccaatattattggatttaggggattgataaaatgtacatttcatctcccaaaatgaacggatagtattgatcaaatgaaattcctcctatgatcaatttgggtttctatttcccctcccctcttcatcttcatccttattcttccccaatccatcattgaccaatgaattctcttcatgtctaatgctagttgattcatcaataaccttatgtcagatgaatcaacatgagcctgattgAGATAGATCCCTCAcatttttttagtgtg from Lathyrus oleraceus cultivar Zhongwan6 chromosome 1, CAAS_Psat_ZW6_1.0, whole genome shotgun sequence includes:
- the LOC127095749 gene encoding uncharacterized protein LOC127095749 yields the protein MAIIRFFSQFSRNLETLVENIADILIMDIGRRNTRKYSFRCPDLMELRKFYDAVYRCFTFTEYQLLPTMEEYAYLLGILVYDIVTFIGVEGILESRVIAEVIHLRKFDIHANLTVRGNIRGLTSKFLLENDFSSNNANSVVEFKTILSLLVYGLVLNPDPTLLGDTYFSIHHMTSKEGGTIVYFAPLLYKWFISRFPESSIFQENKDCLRWSQRLMYLANDDITWYSSIYDDVEITDSYEEFSNVPFLRTQGGITYNPALARRKLGKGKGEPGLRNCVALEPYTSWMKKRAKEFKMPDAYKRPMSLVMVKSPNIKGIEELQEALDRMKQERDDLESKFHTSNLEKVELQK